One Candidatus Bathyarchaeia archaeon genomic window, CGAACTCCGGAATCGGCGCGCCCGTGGAAGCCAACTCAATTCCAAGCGGCGAATCAGCCGCCGGGGAAACGATGAGCTGGAGGGTTTGGGGCGGAATCGTTTGCAAATGAGGAGGTGCTGAGAACTGGATTGAGTAGGAGCCGGGTGGGAGCCATATGGAGAAGGTGCCCCCATCCATGCTCGGCGCCTTGACCTCGGCCGGCCCTGAGGCCTCAACCAAGCCCCAAGCCAAGGGCTTCAGGACCCCCCATCGATCGAAGCAGCTCATCGATCCCCAGATCCTCCCGAGCTTTTCTAGGGATGTTTCCAAGAAGAAATCCCAAGAGGATCCGGGCGTTCGCAAGAGGCCCAGCTGGTAGGATGGTACGTAAACGACCACCTCCAAGGGGAGGCTTGGGGGCAGTCCTCCGTCCCTTACGAGCTGGCCATCCGTTGTCACCCAATAATTGACCCATCGATTGGCTCCGGATGCTCCCGCATAGCCCTCGAGGCCGCGGATCTCGATCCAATGGGAGGTCGAACCGGCCGGTACGATTCCAAAATTGGCGCCCACGAGCCGGCCCGCGGAGAAGACCTCCACTCTGATGGGATAATCCCCATCGATTGGCGAGACCAATCCCTCCCTCCTGAAGTGGATCGCAAGGCCCAATCTCGGGGAAATGACGAGCGGGATGGAGATATCCGATGCCGAACCAATGCCCACTTGCGCGGATGCCGCCTTGGGCTGATGATAACCCAATGTACTCACGAGCACTGTGCAAACGCCCGCTCGGATCCCGGAATCCCGCTCGCCCTTGAAGTAGGCTAGGTCGGAGCCATCCCTCCCCCAAGCGAAGTTCCCCTCGAATCGAACGGTGGCCGATTGGGATCCGACCGTTTGCTCGGCCGAGGCCCATCCGGCCCACTCCCCATCGAGGTAGAAATCGAATCTTATTGCCCTCCCGGGGTATGCCCAAGGGATTTGAATCAAGGGGGCTTGGGCCCTATTCGATGAAGCCGTGACGGAGATCGAACCTCCCTTGTAAACCTTCAGGCTGATCTTCGAGGGGGAGGGGCCGCTGAGCACGCTGATCCTATCCAAGGCCGGATGATAATAGCCCACGGACCAAGCCTTGATCGCGTATATCCCCGGCTCAAGTCCATAATCCCTCAACCCGGCCCAATAATAGAGGGACCTCGGCCAAGGGGCGGACCAAAGCCCCGTGAGCTCGATCTCCGCCTCCTCCGCGCCCGCGGGAACGATGGTCAGGTTCCAAGCCCTGAGGGCCCCATCGGCCCCGAAGGCCTCCACCAACAAGGTCCTATCGTATTCGACTGGGGAGGCCTTCAGGAGGCTTGGCTGGGATTGGAATAGGACCCTGACCGAGATCCTCGGGCCCCTGTAGAGGTCCATCTCGGTGAAAACTTCCCCGGGGTGCGAAACGACCACCGGGAAATCCCGGGTTTGTATATAACCGTTGACGAAGGCCCGGAGCCTATATTCCCCCGGCTCTATGCCGGCCACGTAATCCGCCTCGTCGGACGGCACGTGGCCCGTTAGCGAAGCGCCCTTGATCAAGAACCTATATTCCGACGAATTTGGATCAAGCTCCGGGAACGGATATTTGGAGCCGGAGATGATCTCTCCGCTCGGGCTCAAAAGCTCTATGTTGATCGTCCTATTGCTCCAAGAGGCATCTATCCCGTATTTCACCATACCCCAAGAGACAAGGGCCGAGCCGCCGGGGCCAATCCATTTCGAGCGAACGATCCCGGAGATCGTTGGCGCGGGTTGAAGGCCTATATCTATGCCATCGAGGGATTGGCCCTCGGCGACCTCCACAATCCTCTCCGATTGCAAAAAGCCGGAGGCGCTGGCTATCAATCGCCAAGTCCCGGCCGGGAGCCCGCAGAGGAGGTATTCGCCGTCGCGGGAGAAGGCTTGGGCTGAGAAATTCCATCCCCCCGGGCCCATTCGGATCGCCAATACCTTGCCGCTCACGCCCACCGGGGCCCCATGCCCCTCGGAGAGGCCGGCGACCCTAAGCGTTCCGCTTATATGGGCTGGGTTCACGGCTCCCTTGACCACGAGTGTCGGGAACCTCTCCCAACCGATCGATCGAAACAGCCCCTCTTGGATCGGCCTTGGACCGCTTGGATTGGGCAGGACGTAAACCTTGAAATGATAGCGCCCGAGGACCCAAGGCGCCCTGACGTTGAATATCCTCACCACGTGATCCCCAGCCGGATAACCTTGGGCCGTTCGATTCCATACGGTTATCCTCCACCAACCGGGGGCCACGGGATCCCTAGGGCCCGCCCTATCGACAGTCAGGAATCTATAATCTTCCGTTAAGGAGGTCCAAACGTTTGCGGTGCTCCAATTCCCGCTTGGTAGGAGCTCGGTCCAGCCCGAGAAGGAATCCGGGACATATATCCTCACGCCATCCCTCGGGACATCGAAATGCACTGTGAACTCCAAATCCCCGGCGCACCCCGCGAAGACCGCTGAATCCGCGTAGGATTTGACCACTTTCCCGAGCGGATCACCAAGCCTTCCGCATGAGGATCCGGGGTTCAGGGCGACCCAATCGCCCGGCGGATCCGGCTCTGGGGCGGCGATGGCGGGGATCGATGTCGGCGAGGCCATTAGGGCCAAAAGGGCCAAGAGCGCGAACTGGACCGGGAGAGACCGGCGCTTCAAATGAACCCTCCCGATGATCTTTTCTCACTCGCTCGCCCCCGCCTCCCCAGGATGATTATGTCTCCTTCGCAGATCCTTGGCGGATCCAAGTTCCTGAGCTCGTAGCGACATTCCAAATCCGTCAATTCCTCAACGGCGGCTCTGAAGCACCCAATCCTTGGGCAAGTCAGGAGCTCCTTCCCCATTTTCAACTCGAAGCCCGAAGGCCCCACGAGGGGCGGGTTCTCGAGCATATCGAGGCAGTGCTTCACGAAGGGACAACGATGCACCTTGACCCTTATCCTATCCCCCAAGTCCTCCAGATCGAAATCGGCCCGGCTCCTGAATAGCCATCCGGCTATGCCAACGCCTATGTAATTCTCCAAGGCCTCTAGGGCCGTCTTGGCCCTCTTCGGCCTAATGCCATACTCCCTCTCCATTATACATAGCCAAGATTTCGTGGCCCTTTTATAGAAGGCCTCGAGGAACTCCTTGGCCCTTTCGCCCAATACTTCATAGGCCGCCAGCTCGGCCGATAGGAATAGCAGCCTGACTTGGATCGCCCCCCACTCCTC contains:
- a CDS encoding carboxypeptidase-like regulatory domain-containing protein codes for the protein MKRRSLPVQFALLALLALMASPTSIPAIAAPEPDPPGDWVALNPGSSCGRLGDPLGKVVKSYADSAVFAGCAGDLEFTVHFDVPRDGVRIYVPDSFSGWTELLPSGNWSTANVWTSLTEDYRFLTVDRAGPRDPVAPGWWRITVWNRTAQGYPAGDHVVRIFNVRAPWVLGRYHFKVYVLPNPSGPRPIQEGLFRSIGWERFPTLVVKGAVNPAHISGTLRVAGLSEGHGAPVGVSGKVLAIRMGPGGWNFSAQAFSRDGEYLLCGLPAGTWRLIASASGFLQSERIVEVAEGQSLDGIDIGLQPAPTISGIVRSKWIGPGGSALVSWGMVKYGIDASWSNRTINIELLSPSGEIISGSKYPFPELDPNSSEYRFLIKGASLTGHVPSDEADYVAGIEPGEYRLRAFVNGYIQTRDFPVVVSHPGEVFTEMDLYRGPRISVRVLFQSQPSLLKASPVEYDRTLLVEAFGADGALRAWNLTIVPAGAEEAEIELTGLWSAPWPRSLYYWAGLRDYGLEPGIYAIKAWSVGYYHPALDRISVLSGPSPSKISLKVYKGGSISVTASSNRAQAPLIQIPWAYPGRAIRFDFYLDGEWAGWASAEQTVGSQSATVRFEGNFAWGRDGSDLAYFKGERDSGIRAGVCTVLVSTLGYHQPKAASAQVGIGSASDISIPLVISPRLGLAIHFRREGLVSPIDGDYPIRVEVFSAGRLVGANFGIVPAGSTSHWIEIRGLEGYAGASGANRWVNYWVTTDGQLVRDGGLPPSLPLEVVVYVPSYQLGLLRTPGSSWDFFLETSLEKLGRIWGSMSCFDRWGVLKPLAWGLVEASGPAEVKAPSMDGGTFSIWLPPGSYSIQFSAPPHLQTIPPQTLQLIVSPAADSPLGIELASTGAPIPEFASRGVSSMLVLLPFALAFANFARRFNSKRS